In one window of Skermanella rosea DNA:
- a CDS encoding VanZ family protein: MSTESPRRLPAGRYLYPAAALLVVLYVNTFEIWGMLVGSLGGERAGLVPFAALLGALGCIPWLVRGRGRIGLRPGAVMAAAALIALGLLITDPAFPAKRIHVPQYLLLALVLRRALSDPIGGAALTGTAVLFTLLFGIHDEMLQGLHPNRTYGLRDMAVNGVSGAAGALLAAGIGLWTGPAVPFRPDRRTAAAAAALAGAVLFLVLQLVDHRGTPPPVWLGLPVVATGLALLAAGRATAAGPAVRHAATALAWITLPLALYPVMPHVAPLVFN, from the coding sequence ATGTCAACTGAATCTCCCCGGAGACTCCCGGCCGGGCGGTACCTTTATCCCGCCGCCGCGCTGCTCGTCGTCCTCTATGTCAATACCTTCGAAATCTGGGGGATGCTGGTCGGTTCCCTCGGCGGCGAGCGTGCCGGCCTGGTTCCCTTCGCGGCACTTCTGGGCGCCCTGGGCTGCATCCCGTGGCTGGTCCGCGGGCGCGGCCGGATCGGGCTGCGGCCCGGCGCCGTCATGGCCGCCGCAGCCCTGATCGCCCTCGGGCTGCTGATCACCGACCCCGCCTTTCCGGCCAAGCGCATCCATGTGCCGCAATATCTGCTGCTGGCGCTGGTCCTGCGCAGGGCGCTGTCCGACCCAATCGGCGGCGCCGCCCTGACCGGCACCGCCGTGCTGTTCACCCTGCTTTTCGGCATCCATGACGAGATGCTCCAGGGTCTCCACCCGAACCGGACCTATGGGCTGCGCGACATGGCGGTGAACGGCGTGTCGGGAGCGGCCGGAGCCCTGCTGGCCGCCGGCATCGGGCTGTGGACGGGGCCGGCGGTGCCGTTCCGCCCGGACCGCCGGACCGCGGCGGCGGCCGCGGCGCTGGCCGGCGCCGTCCTGTTCCTGGTGCTGCAACTGGTCGATCATCGCGGGACTCCGCCGCCGGTCTGGCTCGGGCTGCCCGTCGTGGCAACCGGCCTGGCCCTGCTGGCGGCGGGCCGCGCGACGGCGGCCGGCCCGGCGGTCCGGCACGCCGCCACGGCGCTCGCCTGGATCACCCTTCCCCTGGCCCTTTACCCGGTGATGCCCCATGTCGCGCCGCTCGTTTTCAACTAG
- the rfbD gene encoding dTDP-4-dehydrorhamnose reductase, with amino-acid sequence MTKTIENSASPRTLLVFGHHGQVATALREAVPPAGWSIRTIGRDGVDIVDRAGVERAVRESGAALVINAAAYTAVDRAESEPDQAFAVNRDGAAHVALACARAGLPLIHLSTDYVFDGKAAGHAYRETDPINPLSAYGVSKAAGEQAVRAVGARHAIVRTSWVYGPHGHNFVRTMLRMGDERPELGIVDDQVGCPTAAADIAAALIAMAARILSEPAPAEAGLFGTFHFAGAARMSWYRFAREVFSLAARHGRGTPGLRPIASQDYPTPAVRPVNSVLDCSRLSAVYGISSPPLRSSLETCVARLCEARMEVAA; translated from the coding sequence GTGACGAAGACCATCGAAAATTCCGCATCCCCCAGGACGCTGCTGGTGTTCGGCCACCACGGGCAGGTCGCGACGGCGCTTCGCGAAGCGGTTCCGCCCGCCGGCTGGAGCATCCGGACGATCGGCCGCGACGGCGTCGACATCGTCGACCGCGCGGGCGTCGAGCGGGCCGTCCGGGAGAGCGGCGCCGCGCTGGTGATCAATGCCGCCGCCTATACCGCCGTCGACCGCGCCGAGAGCGAGCCCGACCAGGCCTTCGCCGTCAACCGCGACGGCGCCGCCCATGTCGCGCTGGCCTGCGCCCGGGCCGGCCTGCCGCTGATCCACCTCTCGACCGATTATGTCTTCGACGGCAAGGCGGCAGGCCACGCCTACCGCGAGACCGACCCGATCAACCCGCTCAGCGCCTACGGCGTCAGCAAGGCCGCCGGGGAGCAGGCGGTGCGGGCCGTCGGCGCCCGCCATGCGATCGTCCGGACGTCCTGGGTCTACGGCCCGCACGGCCACAACTTCGTCCGGACCATGCTGCGTATGGGCGACGAGCGGCCGGAGTTGGGCATCGTGGATGACCAGGTCGGCTGCCCGACCGCGGCCGCCGACATCGCCGCCGCCCTGATCGCGATGGCGGCCCGCATCCTCTCCGAGCCGGCCCCCGCGGAGGCGGGGCTGTTCGGCACCTTCCACTTTGCCGGGGCGGCCCGCATGAGCTGGTACCGCTTCGCCCGCGAGGTCTTCTCGCTGGCCGCCCGCCACGGGCGCGGCACCCCGGGGCTGCGGCCGATCGCGTCGCAGGACTATCCCACCCCGGCGGTGCGCCCGGTCAACTCGGTGCTTGACTGCTCCCGCCTGTCGGCGGTCTACGGCATATCCAGCCCGCCGCTCCGCTCCAGCCTGGAAACCTGCGTCGCCCGCCTGTGCGAAGCCCGGATGGAAGTGGCGGCCTGA
- a CDS encoding NAD-dependent epimerase/dehydratase family protein gives MDDPELSPAAPPAPPVLVLGASSLVGPYLLDRLAARGRTGTCAGRRPPPGGTMAAPGFPWLRLDVADPSGWAVEPGAAVLSLMPLWLLPPLLPRLAAAAQIVALGSTSVLAKSGSADPEERAVAQRLAEAESGIAAFCAQAGIPWTILRPTLIHDGLRDANVTAIARFVLRFGFFPVGMPARGLRQPIHADDVAGALVAALGNGLVAGRSIDLPGGETLTYREMVRRIFVALDRPVRIVPLPAGLLARGISAARRVTGVAYSPALFARMNQDLAFDGADAARLLGYAAQPFRPRFSASPPDSAAR, from the coding sequence ATGGATGATCCGGAGCTTTCCCCCGCCGCCCCGCCGGCGCCGCCGGTGCTGGTGCTCGGCGCGAGCAGCCTCGTCGGGCCGTACCTGCTCGACCGGCTGGCCGCCCGCGGGCGCACCGGCACATGCGCCGGGAGACGTCCTCCGCCGGGCGGAACCATGGCGGCCCCGGGCTTTCCCTGGCTCCGGCTGGACGTGGCCGATCCCTCCGGCTGGGCGGTGGAGCCGGGCGCCGCCGTGCTGTCGCTGATGCCGTTGTGGCTCCTGCCGCCGCTTCTGCCCCGCCTCGCCGCAGCGGCGCAGATCGTGGCGCTCGGCTCGACCAGCGTGCTGGCCAAGTCCGGCAGCGCCGACCCGGAGGAGCGCGCGGTGGCGCAGCGCCTCGCGGAGGCCGAGAGCGGGATCGCGGCGTTCTGCGCCCAGGCCGGCATTCCCTGGACCATCCTGCGCCCGACGCTGATCCATGACGGGCTCCGCGACGCCAACGTGACCGCCATCGCGCGATTCGTCCTGCGGTTCGGCTTCTTTCCCGTCGGCATGCCGGCCCGCGGCCTGCGCCAGCCGATCCATGCCGACGATGTCGCCGGCGCCCTCGTGGCGGCGCTCGGCAACGGGCTCGTGGCGGGACGGTCGATCGACCTGCCGGGCGGCGAGACCCTGACCTATCGCGAGATGGTCCGGCGCATCTTCGTGGCGCTCGACCGGCCGGTCCGCATCGTGCCGCTGCCCGCCGGCCTGCTCGCCCGGGGCATCTCCGCCGCCCGCCGGGTGACCGGCGTAGCCTACAGCCCGGCGCTGTTCGCGCGGATGAACCAGGACCTGGCGTTCGACGGCGCCGACGCGGCGCGGCTGCTGGGCTATGCCGCCCAGCCTTTCCGCCCCCGCTTCTCGGCCTCGCCGCCGGACTCGGCCGCCCGCTGA
- the rfbB gene encoding dTDP-glucose 4,6-dehydratase: MKIIITGAAGFIGSAVARHLLRDTNASIVCLDKMTYAAHPDTLAPIIDGVRAVFEPVDICDRAEVERVFREHRPDAVMHLAAESHVDRSIEIPGVFIETNVVGTYVLLEAARRHWSDLTGERRESFRFHHVSTDEVYGSLGPTGKFTEETPYAPSSPYSASKASADHIVQAWHHTHGLPVVMSNCSNNYGPYQFPEKLIPLMILNALEGKPLPVYGAGANVRDWLYVEDHAAALVRILTAGRVGQKYNVGGDAERSNLEVVHAICDTLDAMLPRERPRRDLITHVADRPGHDLRYAIDATKIRRELGWEPSVTFEAGLRRTIEWYLDNQSWWQPLRSAVYGGQRLGLGALETTRTLEVVAS; the protein is encoded by the coding sequence ATGAAGATCATCATCACCGGTGCCGCAGGCTTCATCGGTTCGGCCGTCGCGCGGCATCTTCTGCGGGACACGAACGCGTCGATCGTGTGCCTGGACAAGATGACCTACGCGGCCCATCCCGATACCCTGGCGCCGATCATCGACGGCGTGCGCGCGGTGTTCGAGCCGGTGGACATCTGCGACCGGGCCGAGGTCGAGCGCGTCTTCCGGGAACACCGGCCCGACGCGGTCATGCACCTGGCCGCCGAAAGCCACGTCGACCGGTCGATCGAGATCCCCGGCGTCTTCATCGAGACCAACGTGGTCGGCACCTATGTGCTGCTCGAGGCGGCGCGCCGCCACTGGTCGGACCTGACCGGGGAGCGGCGCGAGAGCTTCCGGTTCCACCATGTCTCCACCGACGAGGTCTACGGCTCGCTGGGGCCGACCGGCAAGTTCACCGAGGAGACGCCCTACGCGCCCAGCTCGCCCTATTCGGCGAGCAAGGCCTCGGCCGACCATATCGTCCAGGCCTGGCACCATACCCACGGCCTTCCGGTCGTCATGAGCAACTGCTCGAACAACTACGGCCCCTACCAGTTTCCCGAGAAGCTGATCCCGCTGATGATCCTCAACGCGCTGGAGGGCAAGCCGCTGCCGGTCTACGGCGCCGGGGCCAATGTCCGCGATTGGCTGTACGTCGAGGACCACGCGGCGGCGCTGGTGCGGATCCTCACCGCGGGACGGGTGGGGCAGAAATACAATGTCGGCGGCGATGCCGAGCGCAGCAACCTTGAGGTCGTGCACGCCATCTGCGACACGCTCGACGCGATGCTGCCGCGCGAGCGGCCCCGCCGCGACCTGATCACCCATGTGGCCGACCGGCCGGGCCATGATCTCCGCTACGCGATCGACGCGACGAAGATCCGCCGCGAACTGGGATGGGAACCGTCGGTGACCTTCGAGGCCGGCCTGCGCCGGACCATCGAATGGTACCTGGACAACCAGTCCTGGTGGCAGCCGCTCCGCTCCGCCGTCTATGGCGGGCAGCGCCTCGGTCTCGGCGCCCTCGAAACCACCCGCACGCTGGAGGTTGTCGCCTCGTGA
- a CDS encoding sulfatase-like hydrolase/transferase, which produces MSRRSFSTSLAVAVLALALGAAGYAAWLRTGQPKRLNVVILTVESFRADFVRPDVTPNLLAAAESGIRFTGHRTISAWTAPNVISVLTGTDPFAQGVHAQRQAVPPEWKVPLETLSDLGWRVTGLQSFMQIDTFRGLGLAIEPGEEPVPWLERQAGAATPFVLWHHYLPTHLPYRPSAAFMPDLGALLPAGDQTARERMEAVMTRPTIRTGTVAFEPADRPAIAALHAGTYREFDAWFGRFWSFFKASGLDRDTILVVTADHGDEHLERGHVGHASTTHDGHLHEEVTRIPLFLWVPGGGGRVVEAATDHLDIMPTVMRRLGVAAELPLAGRDLLAGPIAPDRPWMALTSRAGFQEPDPDTVRDYRTAIAEGGWKLHLDHRDGAVVSRRLYDLRSDPGELDDLAALHPDTVERLSAPLESAFAARRIVRPSAASPAGDGAAPVWRVPAASGTVAHQQVSGGFRMEWTGEPASDYVIQYEAGEGLLSLKGELEVKGVLREFGPVDAAYWKTFILPYGKVRMRVGLAGRGDRWSDWLVMTPVP; this is translated from the coding sequence ATGTCGCGCCGCTCGTTTTCAACTAGCCTCGCCGTCGCCGTCCTCGCCCTGGCGCTGGGAGCGGCCGGCTATGCCGCGTGGCTTCGCACCGGACAGCCGAAGCGGCTGAACGTCGTGATCCTGACCGTGGAGAGCTTCCGCGCCGACTTCGTCCGGCCGGACGTCACGCCGAACCTGCTCGCCGCCGCCGAGTCGGGCATCCGTTTCACCGGCCACCGGACCATCTCGGCCTGGACGGCACCCAACGTGATCTCGGTGCTGACCGGGACCGACCCGTTCGCGCAGGGAGTGCACGCTCAGCGCCAAGCCGTGCCGCCGGAGTGGAAAGTGCCGCTGGAGACGCTGTCGGACTTGGGATGGCGGGTGACCGGGCTGCAGAGCTTCATGCAGATCGACACCTTCCGCGGCCTGGGGCTGGCGATCGAGCCGGGCGAGGAACCGGTGCCCTGGCTGGAACGCCAGGCCGGCGCCGCGACGCCGTTCGTCCTGTGGCACCACTACCTGCCGACCCACCTGCCGTACCGACCGTCCGCCGCCTTCATGCCGGACCTGGGGGCTCTGCTGCCCGCCGGCGACCAGACCGCCCGGGAACGCATGGAGGCCGTGATGACGCGGCCGACCATCCGGACCGGCACGGTCGCCTTCGAGCCGGCCGACCGCCCCGCGATCGCCGCCCTGCATGCGGGGACCTACCGGGAGTTCGACGCCTGGTTCGGCCGGTTCTGGAGCTTTTTCAAGGCAAGCGGCCTCGACCGCGACACCATCCTGGTGGTGACCGCCGACCATGGCGACGAACACCTGGAGCGCGGCCATGTCGGCCATGCCTCGACCACCCATGACGGCCACCTCCATGAGGAGGTGACCCGGATCCCCCTGTTCCTCTGGGTGCCCGGGGGTGGCGGGCGCGTCGTCGAGGCGGCGACCGACCATCTCGACATCATGCCGACGGTGATGCGGCGGCTGGGAGTCGCGGCGGAACTGCCGCTGGCGGGGCGCGACCTCCTGGCCGGCCCGATCGCCCCCGACCGGCCCTGGATGGCGCTGACCAGCAGGGCCGGCTTCCAGGAGCCCGACCCGGACACGGTCCGCGACTATCGCACCGCCATCGCCGAGGGCGGATGGAAGCTGCACCTGGACCATCGGGACGGCGCGGTGGTTTCCCGCCGGCTCTACGATCTCCGCTCGGACCCCGGAGAACTGGACGACTTGGCCGCCCTTCACCCCGATACCGTGGAGCGGCTGTCGGCGCCGCTCGAATCGGCCTTCGCGGCGCGCCGGATCGTCAGGCCGTCGGCGGCCAGCCCCGCCGGCGACGGCGCGGCGCCGGTCTGGCGGGTGCCGGCAGCCAGCGGGACCGTGGCCCACCAGCAGGTGTCCGGGGGCTTCCGCATGGAATGGACCGGCGAGCCGGCGTCCGACTATGTCATCCAGTACGAGGCCGGCGAGGGCCTGCTCAGCCTGAAGGGGGAACTGGAGGTCAAGGGTGTCCTGCGGGAGTTCGGGCCGGTCGACGCCGCCTACTGGAAGACCTTCATCCTGCCCTATGGCAAGGTCCGGATGCGCGTCGGCCTGGCGGGCCGCGGCGACCGGTGGAGCGACTGGCTGGTCATGACCCCCGTTCCATAG
- a CDS encoding glycosyltransferase family 2 protein: protein MNKIVYLDSKRRRPAGPDDNFDAAGPEKDAPRPARQGQPNVTIVMVSYHTGPVLDEAIAAVLSQDVGIELLLVDNGNPAAVTAALVARAAQDLRFRVVTGHGNIGYAAACNLGARGARGEYLLLLNPDCVLQPGALAEMIRLTRPAPRPWVAGCRIVNPDGTDQRGSRRELPTPWLTLVEALRLDRMAPNHPYFRRLNQHDQPLPETVTAVPAVSGACMLMPLEDYLTLGGMDERYFLHVEDLDLCFAMSRRGGTVLFVPQVSLIHYRSTSDASVVRIEWCKARGFTQYFRKNFTGLYPGFFLGFVNLLVWGYFLLRLSSLARRGVVRGIAGLLRFGRAAQRAAESGGEAEKRGRKGWAA from the coding sequence ATGAACAAGATCGTTTATCTCGATTCGAAGCGGCGGCGGCCGGCGGGGCCTGACGACAATTTCGACGCGGCAGGGCCGGAAAAGGACGCTCCGCGCCCGGCGCGGCAGGGACAGCCGAACGTCACGATCGTCATGGTCAGCTATCACACCGGCCCGGTCCTGGACGAGGCGATCGCGGCCGTCCTGTCGCAGGACGTCGGGATCGAGCTGCTCCTGGTGGATAACGGCAATCCCGCCGCCGTGACCGCCGCGCTGGTGGCCCGCGCCGCCCAGGACCTGCGGTTCCGGGTGGTCACCGGCCACGGCAACATCGGCTATGCCGCCGCCTGCAACCTGGGAGCCCGCGGGGCCCGCGGCGAGTACCTGCTGCTGCTGAACCCCGACTGCGTGCTCCAGCCCGGGGCGCTCGCCGAGATGATCCGGCTGACCAGGCCGGCGCCCCGGCCCTGGGTCGCGGGATGCCGGATCGTCAATCCCGACGGAACCGACCAGCGCGGCTCCCGGCGCGAGCTGCCGACGCCCTGGCTGACCCTGGTGGAAGCCTTGCGGCTGGACCGGATGGCTCCCAACCATCCGTATTTCCGGCGGCTGAACCAGCACGACCAACCGCTGCCGGAGACGGTCACCGCGGTTCCCGCGGTCAGTGGCGCCTGCATGCTGATGCCCCTGGAGGACTACCTGACGCTGGGCGGCATGGACGAGCGCTACTTCCTCCACGTGGAGGACCTGGACCTGTGCTTCGCGATGTCCCGCAGGGGAGGCACGGTCCTGTTCGTCCCGCAGGTCAGCCTGATCCATTACAGGAGCACGAGCGACGCATCGGTCGTCCGGATCGAGTGGTGCAAGGCGCGCGGCTTCACCCAGTATTTCCGCAAGAACTTCACCGGGCTGTATCCCGGCTTCTTCCTGGGGTTCGTCAACCTCCTGGTCTGGGGATATTTCCTGCTGCGCCTGTCCAGCCTGGCCCGGAGAGGCGTCGTCCGCGGGATCGCCGGGCTGCTCCGGTTCGGGCGGGCGGCTCAGCGGGCGGCCGAGTCCGGCGGCGAGGCCGAGAAGCGGGGGCGGAAAGGCTGGGCGGCATAG
- a CDS encoding glycosyltransferase — protein MRTSAILVLMLVMLGNLGAWALANRPEDERPWAGLINGVALSPYQVDQNPIEGRHPGPGDIERDISALSGHVKSVRSYSSLNGADLIPQAARRHGLTVTQGAWIQGIPEVDEAEIASLVRVTRHHDNVRRVLVGNEAILRTDVTVPQQIANIERVKRQVDVPVSTAEPWHVWLDHPELVAAVDYITVHILPYWEGVPAEGAVEYALFRYDELKRKYPGKHILIGEIGWPSDGPWRRGAEASLVNQAKFLRTFFNVAARERLDYYVMEAFDQPWKRTLEGTAGANWGMWDAMRQPKFPLSGGILEVPDWPVLCAAAIAMAFLPTLWFVFRRSDLKPSGQFFYAALIQASASILVWTGASAMSFGMAVTTEIAWAVLLACQVVLLAVMLFDGLELTEVVWTERWRRRFEPARGTPGPDAPKVSIHVPCYNEPPHMVMQTLNALAKLDYPNFEVLIIDNNTRDEAVWRPVEAFCHQLGDRFRFFHLPKWPGYKAGALNFGLDHTAPDAEIVAVIDSDYQVAPDWLSATVPYFQRAEVGFVQSPQDYRDWGHDTFQAMCNWEYQGFFKIGMIQRNERNAIIQHGTMTLIRKSALVEVGRWGEWCITEDAELGLRLFEAGYEAVYMPDSFGRGLVPDSFAAYKTQRFRWAYGAVQILKRHWREMMPGSRTLTTAQRYHFLTGWLPWFADAAHMMFAAAAVFWSLGLLAFPKYFEFPPTVFMVPTLSVFGFKIVCSLWLYEARVRCTWPQKIGAAVAGMALTHTVGRAIWQGMFTSGRPFVRTPKCENQPAIVQGLLHAREEIGLMLGLWLAAAAIVAAFGHENRDAFLWAGLLAVQSLPYLAALATSMINVLPALRLRRRRNAPPQVAEAEAGD, from the coding sequence ATGCGCACATCAGCGATTCTCGTACTCATGCTCGTCATGCTGGGCAATCTCGGCGCCTGGGCGCTGGCGAACCGGCCCGAGGACGAGCGGCCCTGGGCCGGCCTGATCAACGGCGTGGCGCTCAGCCCCTATCAGGTAGACCAGAACCCGATCGAGGGCCGCCATCCCGGCCCCGGCGACATCGAGCGCGATATCTCGGCGCTGTCGGGCCACGTCAAGAGCGTGCGTAGCTACAGCTCGCTGAACGGCGCCGACCTGATCCCCCAGGCGGCCCGCCGCCATGGCCTGACCGTCACTCAGGGCGCCTGGATCCAGGGCATACCGGAAGTGGACGAGGCGGAGATCGCCAGCCTCGTGCGCGTGACCCGGCACCATGACAATGTCCGCCGCGTGCTGGTCGGCAACGAGGCGATCCTGCGCACCGACGTGACGGTGCCCCAGCAGATCGCCAACATCGAGCGGGTCAAGCGGCAGGTGGACGTGCCGGTCTCGACCGCCGAGCCGTGGCACGTCTGGCTGGACCATCCGGAACTGGTCGCCGCGGTGGACTACATCACCGTCCATATCCTGCCCTACTGGGAAGGCGTGCCGGCCGAGGGCGCCGTCGAGTACGCCCTGTTCCGCTACGACGAGCTGAAGCGGAAATACCCCGGCAAGCACATCCTGATCGGCGAGATCGGCTGGCCCAGCGACGGCCCGTGGCGGCGCGGCGCCGAGGCCTCGCTGGTCAACCAAGCCAAGTTCCTGCGCACCTTCTTCAATGTCGCCGCGCGCGAGCGGCTGGACTATTACGTGATGGAGGCGTTCGACCAGCCGTGGAAGCGGACGCTGGAGGGCACGGCGGGCGCCAACTGGGGCATGTGGGACGCGATGCGGCAGCCCAAGTTCCCGCTGTCGGGCGGGATCCTGGAGGTGCCGGACTGGCCGGTGCTGTGCGCCGCCGCGATCGCCATGGCATTCCTGCCGACCCTGTGGTTCGTGTTCCGCCGGTCCGACCTGAAGCCGAGCGGCCAGTTCTTCTACGCGGCATTGATCCAGGCCAGCGCCTCGATCCTGGTCTGGACCGGCGCCTCGGCGATGTCGTTCGGCATGGCGGTGACCACCGAGATCGCCTGGGCGGTGCTGCTTGCCTGCCAGGTCGTGCTGCTGGCGGTGATGCTGTTCGACGGGCTGGAGCTGACCGAAGTGGTCTGGACCGAGCGCTGGCGCCGCCGGTTCGAGCCGGCCCGGGGGACGCCCGGTCCCGACGCGCCCAAGGTGTCGATCCACGTGCCGTGCTACAACGAGCCGCCGCACATGGTGATGCAGACGCTGAACGCGCTGGCGAAGCTGGACTACCCGAATTTCGAAGTGCTGATCATCGACAACAATACCCGTGACGAGGCCGTGTGGCGGCCGGTCGAGGCCTTCTGCCACCAGCTGGGCGACCGCTTCCGCTTCTTCCACCTGCCGAAATGGCCGGGCTACAAGGCGGGCGCCCTGAATTTCGGGCTGGACCACACGGCGCCCGACGCCGAGATCGTCGCGGTGATCGACAGCGACTACCAGGTGGCCCCGGACTGGCTGTCGGCGACCGTGCCCTATTTCCAGCGGGCCGAGGTCGGGTTCGTCCAGTCGCCGCAGGACTATCGCGACTGGGGCCACGACACCTTCCAGGCCATGTGCAACTGGGAGTACCAGGGCTTCTTCAAGATCGGCATGATCCAGCGCAACGAGCGCAACGCCATCATCCAGCACGGCACCATGACGCTGATCCGCAAGTCGGCCCTGGTCGAGGTCGGCCGCTGGGGCGAGTGGTGCATCACCGAGGACGCGGAGCTGGGGCTGCGCCTGTTCGAGGCCGGGTACGAGGCGGTCTACATGCCGGACAGCTTCGGCCGGGGGCTCGTGCCGGACAGCTTCGCCGCCTACAAGACCCAGCGCTTCCGGTGGGCCTACGGCGCGGTGCAGATCCTGAAGCGGCACTGGCGGGAGATGATGCCGGGCAGCCGCACGCTGACGACGGCCCAGCGCTACCATTTCCTGACCGGCTGGCTGCCCTGGTTCGCCGACGCGGCGCACATGATGTTCGCGGCGGCGGCGGTGTTCTGGTCGCTGGGGCTGCTGGCCTTCCCGAAATATTTCGAGTTCCCGCCGACCGTCTTCATGGTGCCGACCCTGTCGGTGTTCGGCTTCAAGATCGTGTGCAGCCTGTGGCTCTACGAGGCCCGGGTCCGCTGCACCTGGCCGCAGAAGATCGGCGCCGCGGTGGCGGGCATGGCGCTGACCCACACGGTCGGGCGGGCGATCTGGCAAGGGATGTTCACCTCCGGCCGGCCTTTCGTCCGGACGCCCAAATGCGAGAACCAGCCGGCGATCGTGCAGGGGCTGTTGCACGCGCGGGAGGAGATCGGGCTGATGCTGGGCCTGTGGCTGGCCGCGGCGGCGATCGTGGCGGCGTTCGGTCACGAGAACCGGGACGCCTTCCTGTGGGCCGGCCTGCTGGCCGTGCAGTCGCTGCCCTACCTGGCGGCCCTGGCGACGTCGATGATCAACGTCCTGCCGGCACTGCGCCTGCGCCGCCGCCGCAACGCCCCGCCTCAGGTCGCCGAGGCCGAAGCGGGCGACTGA
- a CDS encoding class I SAM-dependent methyltransferase translates to MSYADLTYRSHNPLKRLVQGHRYHAMLGQVAPGADVRVLDYGCGDGFFLSLLQERGVGPDRLTGYEPFASMAAQFGAAQFGAARFGVGGRPRLVEHPSGLGGLAGERFSHIFCMEVLEHLDDPELAEALDRIAALASPATRIIVTVPSELGPAGAVKCVFRAMAGTERVDPGTVRSVLAGRPPSRLVSDTPEGRYIYSHIGFDHRRVEAELARRFRVERRFGIPFRLLPLSVNNEVAFICRPC, encoded by the coding sequence ATGTCCTATGCCGATCTGACCTATCGTTCGCACAACCCGCTGAAGCGCCTCGTCCAGGGCCATCGCTACCATGCGATGCTCGGGCAGGTAGCGCCGGGGGCCGATGTCCGCGTGCTGGATTACGGCTGCGGCGACGGCTTCTTCCTCAGCCTGCTCCAGGAGCGGGGGGTGGGGCCGGACCGGCTGACCGGTTACGAACCCTTCGCGTCCATGGCGGCCCAATTCGGGGCGGCCCAGTTCGGGGCGGCCCGGTTCGGAGTGGGAGGGCGTCCCCGGCTGGTCGAACACCCGTCCGGACTCGGCGGCCTGGCGGGGGAGCGGTTTTCCCACATCTTCTGCATGGAGGTGCTGGAGCATCTGGACGACCCGGAACTGGCGGAGGCGCTCGACCGGATCGCTGCGCTCGCCAGCCCCGCGACCCGGATCATCGTGACCGTCCCGTCGGAACTGGGGCCGGCGGGCGCGGTCAAATGCGTCTTCCGGGCCATGGCGGGAACGGAACGGGTCGATCCCGGGACCGTTCGGTCCGTGCTGGCAGGGCGGCCGCCGTCCCGCCTGGTCAGCGATACCCCCGAGGGACGCTATATCTATTCCCATATCGGCTTCGACCATCGGCGGGTGGAGGCGGAGCTGGCTCGGCGGTTCCGGGTCGAGCGGCGCTTCGGCATACCGTTCCGGCTCCTGCCCCTGTCGGTCAACAACGAGGTCGCCTTCATCTGCCGCCCGTGCTGA
- a CDS encoding glycosyltransferase family 2 protein: MTTEAPVCVIVVNHNGGALLSRCIDSLAAQTVLPRDVVVVDNLSTDGSAAFLETLSGPLAGRVRLIAPGANLGFAAANNLAAGLTREPWIALLNPDAFPEPGWLEALADATVRHPDIAMFGSTQIDAESPGRLDGAGDVYHASGLVWRGHHGAPVSELPPEGEVFAPCAAAALYRRDAFLAAGGFDEGFFCYCEDVDLGFRLRLAGERCVQVTSARVLHVGSAITGQRSGFATYHSTRNRVWMFVKNMPAPLLIGLLPVHLAVNGLLLARGAVQGQAGPMLRGLRDAVRHIGPVLAERRAIQARRRLSAAGVARAVDWSVAGLLARRARLLDSPHRRAAGPLPR, translated from the coding sequence GTGACGACCGAAGCTCCCGTCTGCGTAATCGTCGTCAACCACAACGGCGGGGCCCTGCTGAGCCGCTGCATCGACAGCCTCGCGGCCCAGACGGTGCTGCCGCGCGACGTGGTCGTCGTGGACAACCTCTCGACCGACGGCTCCGCCGCCTTCCTGGAGACCCTGTCCGGCCCGCTCGCGGGGCGGGTCCGGCTGATCGCGCCGGGAGCCAATCTCGGCTTCGCGGCGGCCAACAACCTGGCGGCCGGCCTGACGCGGGAGCCCTGGATCGCGCTGCTCAACCCCGACGCCTTCCCCGAACCGGGGTGGCTGGAGGCCCTGGCGGACGCGACCGTCCGCCATCCCGACATCGCGATGTTCGGGTCGACGCAGATCGACGCCGAGTCCCCCGGCCGGCTCGACGGCGCCGGCGATGTCTATCATGCCAGCGGCCTGGTCTGGCGCGGGCACCACGGCGCGCCGGTATCGGAACTGCCCCCGGAAGGCGAAGTCTTCGCGCCGTGCGCCGCGGCGGCCCTGTACCGCCGCGACGCCTTCCTGGCGGCGGGAGGGTTCGACGAGGGTTTCTTCTGCTATTGCGAGGACGTGGACCTGGGATTCCGGCTTCGGCTGGCGGGTGAGCGCTGCGTCCAGGTCACCTCCGCCCGGGTCCTCCATGTCGGCTCGGCGATCACCGGCCAGCGCAGCGGCTTCGCCACGTATCACAGCACCCGCAACCGGGTCTGGATGTTCGTCAAGAACATGCCGGCCCCGCTGCTGATCGGGCTGCTTCCCGTCCATCTCGCCGTGAACGGCCTGCTGCTGGCCAGGGGCGCGGTCCAGGGCCAAGCCGGGCCGATGCTGCGCGGCCTGCGCGACGCGGTCCGCCATATCGGACCGGTGCTGGCCGAGCGGCGCGCGATCCAGGCCCGGCGCCGGCTGTCCGCCGCCGGCGTGGCACGCGCGGTCGACTGGTCCGTCGCGGGGCTCCTGGCCCGGCGCGCCCGCCTCCTGGACAGCCCGCACCGCCGGGCCGCCGGCCCGCTGCCCCGATGA